CAGTAAAATAAAACTCTTCTCAAGATCCAAATCATATTTGGAAACTTTGCTTATTTGTATAGGTAAAATAAACTTGCTTCCTGCCGGTATTTGCGAAAGCTTAAGATTAACAGGCAAATATCCGTTTTCGTGTCCTTTTGGAATAGTAACATTCCAGTTTTCAATGGAATAGTAATCTTCCGGTAATTGCCGGTACACGGACTGCGGCACATTTTTTTTCTGTAAAGAAACAAGCGAATCCGTAATGAAGGAAAATTCCACTTTCAGATCTTCCGACGGCGCAACCATACCACCACAATAAGCTCCCAATAAAAACAACGTATCATTGGCAAAATTCAGATTAGGTATTTCAACAAAGTTTACACTGTTTTTTACTAAAGGAATGGTTTGTAAAATGCTATTCTTTTCAATGGTAAACGGAATATATACATTCATATATTCTTCAAAACGTTCGATATCTTTTGAATCATCGCATGAGAATATACCACAAATTAGAGATATAAGAATTATTGCTTTTTTCATCTTACTGATTTTTTTACGAATTAGAAAAAGGTATAAAATAGGAAACCAGAGTGTATAAGCAAGGGCCGGTTTCTTATTTTATTAAAGATATTTAGAGAGTTCCCAGCCCGGTTCATACGTTCTGCTCCACAAGTGTTCGGCTTCCGGATCATTTACTATATGACCGTTGGAAGGATCTATATTCAAACGATGTCCAGTTCTCCAGGCAATATTTCCTAATTGTACCAACAAGGTGCTTTTATGTAATTCTTCAATGTCGCCATGAGGTTTGGAACCGTTTCGAATAGCATTCAAAAAATCAGCAATATGAACAGCATCCAAGTTCGCGCTGGGACTGGAAGGATCGCGTCCGTCTATGACATCTTTAGATGTCTTTTCTTCCACCAACTTGTTTTTCAGGTCGAAAATATGATAACTATTGCCCCCGGTATCCATCATTCCGTTCTCACCATAAAAAATAACTCCTCTGTCACGGCCTTCCGAATTTGCAGAATTACAACTACGGCCTTCCCACGTTACAATGCAATTATTCCCGAATTTAATATTAATAAGTTGGGTATCGGGCGTTTCCCAATCGTCCATAAAACGGTAACGACCACCTTCCGAACTGACATAAGTAGGATAGTCAACCCCTAGCCCCCATCTTATTACATCGATTTCATGTGTCCCGTTATTAAGTGCTTCCCCTGTTCCCCAATGCCAGAACCAATGCCAATTGTAATGAATCAGGTTGCTTTTGTAGGCTTTCCTCGGAGCCGGTCCTTGCCATAAATCAAAATCGAGTGTCTCCGGAACCGGTATTTGCTTCCCAAAGCCAATAGATCCGCGATTGTTGGTATACCACGCTTTCGCCATGTACACACGCCCGATCACCCCTTCGTGTAGTTTTTGGATACCTTCCATTAAGACCGGCCACGAACGGCGTTGAGCTCCGACCTGTACTATCCGGTTATACTTCCTGGCAGCCTGAATGCTTAATTCTCCTTCCTGAGGATTGTGGCTACAAGGTTTTTCGCAATAAACATGTTTTCCCGCTTGGCAGGCCATAATAGTTGCCGGGGCATGCCAATGATCCGGTGCCGTGATTAAAAGCCCGTCTACGTCTTTGTTCTCCAAAACTTTTCGAATATCCTTTTCCGTCTTGGGATGTCCTCCGGCTTCGGTTACTTTTTTTACGCCTTTTGCCAAAGCTTTCTCTTCCACATCGCAAACCAGGATAACCTCCGTGTTTTTTTGTTGGGCAAATTGTTTCGCCATACCCGCACCTCTGCCATTGGTTCCCATTACAGCCATACGGATTCTTTCGTTTGCACCCGCAATGTTGGCATAGCTTTTTGCAGTAGTTGCGCCGAACGATAATCCTCCCACCGACAACCCTATTCCGGAAGCTGTCACTTTTTTAATAAATTCTCTTCTGTTTGTCATGGTTACTTGATTTAAAATTATTATAATTCTCTGATCTTTATATTTTTGAATGATACTACATCCCCATGGTCCTGTAAAAGGATATGCCCTTTTTCTACTTCTCCGAAGCTAGGAGAACTCTCTTTGTATTTACTTTTGGATAAAGCATCTTTGTATTCTTTACTGGCTCGATCGAACGATAAAACTTTTTTTCCGTTCAGGTAATGTTCTACCTTGGTACCTTTAGAGACGATTCTGGCCCGGTTCCATTCGCCTACCGGTTTAGGGCTGGTCTTGGGGGCAGGGAACATGTCGTACAGGGTTGCCAGTTTGCGGTTTCCGTTTCTACCCAGTTTGGCATCGGGATGGTTTTCATCATCAATAATCTGGTATTCCAGTCCTAACCAACCCCCTTTAGCATACCGGGTAAAAAAGTATTTGATACCGCTATTCGCTCCTTTTGTCAGTTTGAAATCTACCACCAATTCGAAATCAGAATACTGTTCGGTTGTAATGATATCGCCTCCCCGCTTGTTCCCTTCTTTTTGTACCGTCAGTACTCCTTTATCGACCATCCATCCATGAGCAGGCGGAGTGGTTTTACCTACGGAGGTCCATCCGTTTAAATCGGTTCCGTTGAATAATAGTATCCATCCTTGTTTCACTTCTTTTTTAGACAAAACATTGTCTTGAGCCATTAAACTGTTACTTGCCCAAAAGAGGCATAAAAGTAAAAATGAGATGTTTTTCATAATTGCATAATTAAAAATGAATTTATAAATGTTATTTGTCGTATTCCACCTCTCGCTCTATTTACCATAAAAATGATAGTTCTGTTAGAACTATCCTACGTAATCGTTAATGAATAGGCTTAGAAGATGATTAAAAATAAAGCAATCTTATTTATAGTTAAAATTTCACCACAAAATACGATATATTATATAAATAAATATCTTTGTGTGCGGAAACACTACTGGAGTTCTAACAGAACTATAGTATTTTAGAAAATCCGATTATCATTTGTTTAATTAATACCCCCACTAATAAGACACCATTTCGGTTTAAAGCAATTCCGGAATCTATTCGCCCGCTCTGTCATGGCGGGCAACGACCCGACATCTCACAGCCTAAAAGCCGTCTTTTGTTGCTCGGGGATCCCGCGTCAAGCGGGGGATGACAGAAGTTGACATGGGCTGCCTTTGGGTTATTTTGTTATTGGTAGTGCCCATTCCTCTGAGAAGGATGAATACAAATTTCATACTAATTCTATGAAATAATTCTACAATACATAGCTTTTTCATTGACTTATAAAAATAAACAGCCTATATTTGTAACTAATAAAAATCTAACACTGACTTTTAAATACCACTACCATGAAAACAGGCAATAATTTCTTTATAAAACGAGGCTCTTTTTGCTTCATTATCCCCTTTTTTACGAATGTATTAGAGAAATATGAAGATTTTTTCTCTGAATATCAAAATCAACTAAAAACCCTTGAATATCTCTCTTTGTCTCCTCAAGGACAAAAGAAAAAAAGGAAAAAGATTATAAATATACTCAAGAGTAAATTTGTTTTCCATTTAAAACAGTCCGGCTTCCCTAATGCACAAACAAATTTCTGTCCTGATTCTTGTATATATAAGTCAGAGAACTATCAAGGAAAATACTTGTGTACTTGTTTCTCTACTGCTGCAAAATTTCACGATGATATAAGCCAAACAGATGCTACGGCACAATTTTTTTTAGATCATTACCAAGTAAAATATCAAAAGGACGAATACCAAATCGAATTTGAGTTCGATATATTTCTTTATATAAACCAAAAAGAAGAGGAGAAAATAGGATATATTGTTATCGAGATTGACCTGAATAACCGGCATCCGGAAGATTTGATATTTATCAAACATTTATTCTATAAGCGCACATTACCGGTTACTCTGTATAAAAAAGAAGGTACACTCATACACAAGGAAGCAGATCACACCAACATGCAGAAATGGATCCTAAAATATCTTTCACAAATAGGTAAAGTATTCACCACAGATTACGAAAAATCTTTCCCTCCTTATATAAAAAATGGTGCATTCAGATATTCTTTAATAGAATTACAGGAAATCAGCCGTTCTGCCACCGGCAAACCTTTGGATCTGGATTTTAATGAATTGGAACGTATCCAGGATGAATACGGCCACCTTATTTACGGAATGCTTTTAAGTGACGAGGGCTGGAGGCATATTCCGCAGAAAGTCATAAAAAAAAGGTTGGAATCCCATTGGTTTACCCGTACTTATATCTGTTCTTTTTTTCTGAATACGAACGGATTAATATTTAATCTCAAACACACGACAAAAGGTAGGGAGTATGCAAAAAACGGAAAAGACTGGTTCAAAAAATATGTAGATCACAATAACAGTAAGGAGAGCAAATATGAGAAATATGTTACCATGGATTCTTGTATCACCGGAATAGACGGGTTAATCTTGTTCGCTTTTTTAAAATGTATCGCTAAACAAATCCACATCGAAAATAATAATGAAATCATCACTTTACCCAAGAACCAATCGATTCGTTCCAGCGTAAAACAAATATATAAACTACAAAAAAATCTGGATCATTTTGCAAAGATTCTGAATTCTCCTTCTTTTAAATTAGGCGAAATAGAATCCATGGAATATATTATTCACGCACAATTCGGCATTATAGGCCAGATTCAACAAATTAAAGAAATCTATCAAAGCCAATCCAATAACTTGCATTTCCAATATGAAAAGCTGACAAATAAGGTAATTAAAAGACTAACTATTTATACGGTAATGATTGGTGCCATTCAACTTTTCTGGGCTGTCGGTGCCAGTCCGGTGGGAGATTCTATCCGTACAACACTCGGCCAATATATTATTTTAAAGGATTTAATTTTCTATATTGTGATAATTGTATTATTATTGTGGATTCTTTTTCTTATGGTAAAGTATATTGGCAAATAAGGCAAAAACTTTCGGATAAGAAAAGGAAGATTAGAAAAGAAGAAGTTATGAAAGAAAAATGGATAGAAGAAGCGGTTATCTATCAAATTATGATCGATCGTTTTGCGGGTGAGTGGAAAGAAACAAAAAATGCAAACCACTTTATGGGTGGGAACATTCAAGGTATCATACATAAATTGGATTACATACAAAACCTTGGCGTTACGGCTATCTGGATTTCTCCTTTTGTAACGAATGCCAATTATCATGGATATCATACAATGGATTTTCTACAGATCGACCCCCATTTCGGAACTTATGAAGATTTGAAAGAACTGATACAAAAAACGCATGCTAAAGGAATGAAGATGATAGCCGACTTTGTGCCGAACCATTGCTCTATCGAACATCCGTTTTTTCAGGAAGCGTTACATAACGAAGAAAGTCCTTACCGGAACTGGTTCTTTTTCAAAAACAATAATGAGTATACCTACTTCCTAAAATATAAGGAACTGGCTAAAATTAATTTAGATAATCCTGCGGCAAGGGCTTATATGATTGACATTGCCAAATATTGGGCCGGTCAGGGGTTTGATGCGTTCCGTATAGATCATGCGATAGGTCCTTCTTTCAATTTTTGGGAATCCTTTACCAAGGAAATGAAAAGTTCGTTTCCGGCTTGTCCTTTATGGGGGGAAATCTGGGGGCATGGCATTTCCCGGAAATACTATTCAACTATCCATTTAAAACACCCTTGGAAGAAATGGCTGTTCGGTCTCCGGCAAGAAGAATTGCAAAAAGATTATATCGGCGTATTAGATGGCGTATTGGATTTTACTTATAGAAATTTACTTATAAAAGCCTTGCAAGCGGGTGAAAGGATTCTAGGTAATAAAAGATTAGAAGAACAAGTAAAGAAACATTTCGGGCAATATCCGAAATCATTTGAATTGGTGCTTTTCCTAGATAACCATGATACGGATAGATTTTTACATTTTTGCCACGGCGATACTTCTCTGTTATTGGAGGCTATCGAATTCAGCCGTTCCTGGGGACGGCCTTTTGTATTATATTACGGCACGGAACAGGGCATGACGAATGAAAAGACTATTTTTGATAAAACGCCTTATGCGGATTTACGTGTCCGTGAATGTATGAATTGGGAGGAAGGTCCTTCTTCTCTTTATTTTTCCATGGCTTCTTTATTAAAAAAAGATTGAAAGGCTTCTCTTATCTATTTCTGTCATCCTTGAGTCCATTTCCTTACTCCTATTATCCTTGAGCTCATTTGCTTACTTCTGTTATCCTCGGGCTCATCTGCCTAATTCTGTTATCCTTGAGCTTATTCATCTAATTCTGTCATGGCGGGCGACGACCCGTCATCTCCGATCGTTAATGCCGGCTTGTGCCGAGGGGAGATCCCGCGTCAAGCGCGGGATGACAAGTGTAGGTGAAAGGTTGCACTTCGGGGATAAAAGAAAACACTTTCATTTGTTTACACAAAGGAGAAATACAATGCTTTTTGTTTGAAATAATAGGAGTTGGTCAGTTTTTACAACTTTTTGTTTCATTTATTCAAGTAAACGTTTTCCACTAAACAATAATTTTGCTCCGTAGTTCATTAGTACTTAAAAATCAATACGTAATAAATTATTGAGTCTTTCTAAAACAATATACAAATTAAAAATATACAGACATGAAAAAGTTAATGATTTCAATCTTTACCATAGCAGCTATGGTAAGTTGTACCTCGGAAAATGAGATTATAGATAATGGAGGGAAGAATGATGAAAAGGTAGAGATAAAATTAAATGCAGGAATTAATGTAATAACAAAAGCAGCTATTGAAAGCGGAGCAGATAAATTACCTAGTGCTGCAATTCCAAATGTTCAATTTCAAAGGATAGATGCTGCCGCTGATGCCCCCATTGACTGGACAAACACAGAATTAACATCATTTACAGGCACGATTGGAACCGATGGTAGTATAACTACAAATTCTGCAAATAAACAATATTACGATTCAAATGACAACAAAGCACATATAGTGGGATACTTCCCTTCGGGAACAGTAACAAACGGAGTAGTTTCTATGACAATAGATGGAACTAATGATGTTATTTATGCACAACCAATAAATAAAGGAAATAGAACCACCCCTACTACAGAAGCTTTTGCATTTAACCATAAACTTACTCAATTTAAATTCGTTGTAAAAACAGATAATGCATCTATTACTACCGAAATAAATGATATAGATATTACAATAAAGAATGCTAACACCACCTTTTCTATGGCTTTAAAAGATGGAGAACTTTCAGGCTGGGGTAATCCAAAAAGTGATATCGGTCCTGCTACAATGACAGCACCTGCGGGTGGCACTGAATCCTCCTCAAGTGCTGGAATTTTATTAGAACCTAATTTATCTAAACTTGAATTACTTGTAAAAGCGAGCACACTTCCTACCGAAGGAGTATCTGTAGAAATTGCAGGGACAGAAGCAAGTGGAAAGTTTGAACCCAGCAAAGCCTATACGATAACATTAACACTACAACGGAAAACCATTGATGGGAGTGCAACTGTTACAGGCTGGACAGACGGAACAGCAGGAAGTGGCACAGTAGAATAATTTTTATCAGAATCTTCAACTTTTTGCCCGCAATTTTCAAGTTGAATCTGAGAATAATAAAATATTTTTGACAATGTGAAACAAGGGTTATGTTGAATGGGAATTTAGTATAAGACCGGGTAATAGTAATTAGGTTTTGCCGCTGCTCTTTTTCATTGCCGCAACAAATAAGAAGAAGAGCCACTAAGGACTATCATTTCACATTTCAATTTGTAGATAAGGAACGAACGGATGAAAAATGCCTGTTCGTTCCTTGTTTTTTGTACCCTTATCAATTTCTTTAAAAAGTATACAAATCGATAAGGATAAGGCTTTTCCCTAGGAGAGCATTTGTCCACTCGTGTCATGGAGAGAGGAAGACACGCGGTTTCAGAGATTGAAGGTCATCCTTTGTCGATCGGAGATCCCGCATCAAGTGCGGGATGACAGAAGAAGTAGAGGATAAAAGAAAGCTGTACTTAACTTTCAGGAATTGTTCACTATCATTTATCTTTTTTATGCTGAACATTTAATCGTCCATCGGCTGATACGCGATCGTCCACCCTAGGGTACGCGATCGTCCACCGGCCGGTACGCGATCGTCCACGCACGGGTGGACGATTAAATGTTCATAGTGTTTCCCTTAAAACTATTGCATCATCTCCCTAAAGATACACGATGCCCCCCATAAAAAGATAACTCCTATAAAAAGAAGCCTATCAAAAGGTCATTAAACACAGAGGCACGGAAACACAGAGTTTTTATATAAACATTTTAAACTCTGTGTTTCCGTGCCTCCGTGTTGATATTCTCTACCTATTGACTTGTGGCACCTCCCAATCTCTATCTCCTACTCACTCCTTATAAATAACGATCTTTTCAGTCAACACATTTCTTAGCACCTGTTTCGGAGTGCCGGCATAATTACACAACTCCCCAATTAAAACCAATTCCGCATCCTTCATCCACTCCTTATACGGAACAGATTGGACATACGCAATTTCCTTTATCAATTCAGGCTCATTTTTCAATACCACAAAAGCCCCTTCCTTGGCAATCACCGGCCCGTCAAGAGCAATCGCCCGTTTATACATTTTATGCTTATTCGCACCATTCAGCACGATAGGCTGCAAAGACACCACCTCATTCTTAAAACGCAACACCGGGGTAAGGATTAACTTCTCATACCGTCCTACCGCCAAACCGGAAATCTCTATATTCATATTTAAATAAAGAAGATCCTGCTTTACCAAGAAAGAATCCTGTTTCACCAGAATCTGCCCCCGGTAAGATTTCTGCTCCTGTGCATGGAGAGAAAATACGCAAACTATAGCTGCTAGATAAATTACAATCGTTTTCATACACTTCATCTGATAATATAGACAATACTAATCCCCGCCTTCGTGAGCCCCCAATAATGGTTCCGGAACTTCCCCAGTTTCTGTTGTCCTTTCGGATAATTATACTTATCATACTCAAAATAAGTATAGCCTCCGCCAACCGTAAACTCCACATTCCAATGAGGCGACAAATAAAGCTGATAGCCATACGAAATTCCGCCTCCATACGCAAAGCCATCATAACAATACTTGGACTTCATGCCAAAAGGGAGTTTCTGTCCGGCAATATCGTAATCCCCGTATTGCCCGTGCAACCCTATGTAGTGCCCGTTAAACGCCTCCAGTATCCAATACCGGAGTTCCGGCTGCACCAGCCAATGCTTGATAGATTTATCGTCCGAGAAAGTAAACGGATTGTAATTCCCGGACACATCGATGGTTAGATGCTTCTGCAAAGCGACTTCGCAACCTAAATTTAAGGTAGTAGTTGCATCATAAAGTAAATTTGTCTTCACAGCTACCCGTTGGGCATGGCTCCACACCTGCACGGCAGCTAAAAAAAACAGGGTTAAAAATATTTTCTTCATCTCTTGTATGCTCTTATGAGTTAGCACGCGAAAATAATCATTTTTATTGAAGTAGAAGTAGAGTTTTAAAACATTTCTAATGTCTTATTCAACAATAGAATAAATAAAAGAATTATCTTTGTCATCTCAAATAGAGCCATATATGTTTAAAAAAGTAATTACATGTATTATTGCATCGCTATTCGTCTTTACTGCATGCAGTGATGATCCGGTTCAAAAAACAGAGCCGGATTATATCGAACCGGTCTACCCTAAACGCACCGTCCTTCTTTATATAGGAGCAGATAACAGCCTGAACGATTTTTGGCGCAATAATCTGGAGGAAATAAAAAAAGGAGCTTTAAACGGAAACCTGAATGGGAACCACCTAGTAGTATACGTAGATCCCAGATTTGAAAAGCCGTCTCTTCTTAAAATTAGAGAATTAAAAGACGGTACCGTCCGGGCAGATACATTGATGGTATACCAGGAAGATCATAATTCCGCTTCCCCCCGAATTATACGGGAAGTAATCGATTACGTGTTGGATAAATATCCCGCAGAGACTTACGGGTTGGGGCTATGGAGCCACGGCACCGGCTGGCTTCCGGAAAATACGGAATTAATGACCCGTTCGTTCGGAGACGACAACGGAAATGTAATGGAGATAAACGACCTGAAAGATGCTATACCGGATAACACTTTCGATTATATCTTTTTCGATGCTTGTTATATGGCATGCGCCGAAGTTGCGTATGCTTTAAAAGATAAAGCGAAAGAAATCATGGGATCCTCCACGGAAATAATGGGAACCGGTTATCCTTACAGTCCCATGCTTAAATATTTCTTTACCGATACCCCGGAACTGGATAAGGCTTGCCAGGCATTTTACGATTATTACAATGCCCAGACCGGATATAACCGCACGGCTACCATTTCTTTGATCAATATAGAAGGATTAAATGCGTTGGTTCCTGTTTTAAAAAATATACTGGCCACCCACGCAAACTGGTATAAAGAGAATCCATTCCTGATCTCTAACGTACAGCCTTGCGACTATCTGTATTCCAAACGGGTATTATTTGATTTAAAAGATTTTATCAACCAATTGGGAACGGCAGAAGAAGTAGCTCTATTCAACAAGGCTTTTGATAAAGCCGTCACTTATTCGAGAAATACGGAAACCTGCTTTTTTGTGAGGCCCTATACATTAAAAGATACGAAAAATATCCATGGCCTCACTACCTATATCATGAATCAATATCCCGTATTAGATGAGTGGTATAAACAGTTAGACTGGTACAAAGCGATTTATCAATAAACTATATTCCACACAAAAGGGAGAAATTTAAGTTTACTTTCCAAACAAAGAAAAACTTAAACTTCTCCCTTTTGCATTTTTAGTCTTACGCATACAAGATCGCACCCGCTATTCCTGCAATGACAATCATCAAAATAGGATGTACCTTAAACTTCCACACCAATACAAAGGAAGCTATGAAGATGAGGATACTTTTATAATCGATAAAATTTTCGGAATTCATCAATAACAAAGCCGCTGCCGCAATCAGGCCTATGGTAGCAGGACGCAGCCCTACAAAAGCAGCCTCGACAAAACGGTTATTCTTAAACTTGGCAAAGAAATAAGAGATCAGCAATACCAGGATAAAAGAGGGCAAACACACCGCAAAGGTAGCGATCATAGCTCCCCACACGTTTCCGGTAGCCGTATAGCCGATATAGGTAGCGCTATTGATTCCTATCGGGCCGGGAGTCATCTGGGAAATAGCAACAATATCTGTAAACTCCTGGCTACTGATCCAACCATAGTGATCCACCACTTCATCTTGAATAAGCGACAACATGGCATAACCGCCCCCAAAACCGAAAAGTCCGATTTTGATATACACCCAAAATAACTGAAGATAAATCATAGTCACCCCCTGTTTTTAAACCGGCGATACAACAATCCTCCCAGCGCAGCAAATACGATAATATATATAGGCGAGACTCCCGCTTTCCAGATCAGCAGGGCACTTACCACAGGAATAATCCAAGCCGCCCGGCTTAAGCGGATAGACCGCGCGGTAGTAAACACGGGAACGGCTATCAAAGCGACTACCGCCGGACGAAGCCCTTTAAACACCCTTTCCACCCACACATTATGTTGAATCTGGGCAAAAAATAAAGCAATGGCCAAAATAATAAAAAAGGAAGGCAAGATGGTTCCTAGGGCACATACCACGCTTCCCTTTATTTTGGATAATTTATATCCCACGAAAATAGCGATATTAACCGCAAAAATGCCCGGCAGGGATTGGGCAACAGCAAATAAATCCAGAAAGTCTTCTTTCGACAGCCAGCCGCGGTCTACCACCTCTTGCTGGATTAAAGGAATCATGGCATATCCTCCGCCAATGGTAAACGTCCCGATCTTCACAAACGTAAAGAAAAGAGTGAAATACGTATTCATCCGCCTTGTATTTTATAAATTGCGGTTACAAATTTACGCCTTTATCTCCTCATAACCACGTAAGCACCCGACAAAGATGTATAAAAAAAGCAAGAGAAATGCCTCTAAACTTAAACTCTTTTATGATTCTCCTAATATAAACATCCGAACATCCAAAGCGGTATCCTGTTTCCGCTACTGGTCTCGATGTCATCGATGGCCAGATAGCTGTTCGGAAGATCTGCTATCTGATCGAATGTCTTACGACTTCCACCTACCTCGAAGAGATATTTTTCATCGGCTATGAAACCGCCCTGCTTGGGCATTGTCAAAGTCGAAACGGCTCCCACTTGATTAGCAAAGAATGTTTCACGCACCGTTCCTTCCGAAATTTTCCCCGAGAGGGCGTGCATCAAGTTGGTGTTATTCAGATAGACTTTCTTCGGTCCCGTCAGGTGTTTGTAATCTTTGATCTTATCCGTAAGCAGCCACAACAGTTCGGCCCGATCCAGCAGATACAACATTTTCAGTGTTTGGTCGCGTGTCGATTCCAGTTGTAAAGAGAGTTTATTAATATTCGTTTCGAGAGGGACATTCTCTGCAATAACCATCAAGAGTTTCTTGATTTTCTGTGCCGTGGTATAAGTAATATCTTTTACGGCGGGAATGTCACTGTCGATGACGAGCCTGGCAACCTCTCCTACACGCATTAAATAATCCTCCCCAGCCTCTTTGTAATAGGGATAATATCCTGTCCGCAGATACTGGTCGAAGTGCTTAAGCACCTTGATTTCTGAAGTGACATACATCGCATATTTTGTATGGCTAGTGAGCAACTTTTCCAATTCCATAGGTGGAATCGTCACAATACCCTCATATTCGAGATATTCTCGAAACGATAAGCCGTGAAGCGTATAAAGCGATTGTCTGCGCGACAGGTCGGCTACCGAGTTCTCGATAGCGAGCATGGCCGATCCGGTATAGACAATATTCAGGTCGGGATAACTGTCATAGAAATTTTTGAGTAACGCCGTCCAGCCCTTGTACTTATGTACTTCGTCGAAATAAATATGGGTAACTCCGTGTGTATATAAAAACTCGACCAAGTCTTCCAACTTATGATTGTTGAACCACAGATTGTCAAGTGAAACATATAACACATCATCCATATTGTCAAATGTCTCTTTGATATGCTGCATGATCATGGTAGTCTTGCCGACACCACGCGCCCCTTTTATGCCCACCAGCCGAACATCCCAGTTGATGCGGTCGTATAAATATCGCTTGAAACGCAAGTCGGTAGCGGCGAGTTTCCGATGATAAATATTTATCAAAGGCTGAATATCCACGTAATCCATACTGTTCCCGGTTTATAGTTTCGTATACAAATATAATGAAACACTTTTAGAAAAGTGAATTTTATTGGAATATTCACCTTTTTAAAAGTGTTTTATCATGTAATGCCTTTTGCGCGACTCTTTTTAACGACAAAAGCACAATTTAGACAAATAACCAACGCTATCTGAGGCAGTCTGGCATCATTGACAAAAAAATCATCTATCTACTTTGAGATTTCTTCATTTAACACAGCTACACCCGAAAGGGTGCTATTATAAGTGTTTATATAAATTTT
The genomic region above belongs to Parabacteroides pacaensis and contains:
- a CDS encoding DUF1735 domain-containing protein, with protein sequence MKKAIILISLICGIFSCDDSKDIERFEEYMNVYIPFTIEKNSILQTIPLVKNSVNFVEIPNLNFANDTLFLLGAYCGGMVAPSEDLKVEFSFITDSLVSLQKKNVPQSVYRQLPEDYYSIENWNVTIPKGHENGYLPVNLKLSQIPAGSKFILPIQISKVSKYDLDLEKSFILLAIHKPDK
- a CDS encoding Gfo/Idh/MocA family protein, encoding MTNRREFIKKVTASGIGLSVGGLSFGATTAKSYANIAGANERIRMAVMGTNGRGAGMAKQFAQQKNTEVILVCDVEEKALAKGVKKVTEAGGHPKTEKDIRKVLENKDVDGLLITAPDHWHAPATIMACQAGKHVYCEKPCSHNPQEGELSIQAARKYNRIVQVGAQRRSWPVLMEGIQKLHEGVIGRVYMAKAWYTNNRGSIGFGKQIPVPETLDFDLWQGPAPRKAYKSNLIHYNWHWFWHWGTGEALNNGTHEIDVIRWGLGVDYPTYVSSEGGRYRFMDDWETPDTQLINIKFGNNCIVTWEGRSCNSANSEGRDRGVIFYGENGMMDTGGNSYHIFDLKNKLVEEKTSKDVIDGRDPSSPSANLDAVHIADFLNAIRNGSKPHGDIEELHKSTLLVQLGNIAWRTGHRLNIDPSNGHIVNDPEAEHLWSRTYEPGWELSKYL
- a CDS encoding 3-keto-disaccharide hydrolase, whose translation is MKNISFLLLCLFWASNSLMAQDNVLSKKEVKQGWILLFNGTDLNGWTSVGKTTPPAHGWMVDKGVLTVQKEGNKRGGDIITTEQYSDFELVVDFKLTKGANSGIKYFFTRYAKGGWLGLEYQIIDDENHPDAKLGRNGNRKLATLYDMFPAPKTSPKPVGEWNRARIVSKGTKVEHYLNGKKVLSFDRASKEYKDALSKSKYKESSPSFGEVEKGHILLQDHGDVVSFKNIKIREL
- a CDS encoding alpha-amylase family glycosyl hydrolase — its product is MKEKWIEEAVIYQIMIDRFAGEWKETKNANHFMGGNIQGIIHKLDYIQNLGVTAIWISPFVTNANYHGYHTMDFLQIDPHFGTYEDLKELIQKTHAKGMKMIADFVPNHCSIEHPFFQEALHNEESPYRNWFFFKNNNEYTYFLKYKELAKINLDNPAARAYMIDIAKYWAGQGFDAFRIDHAIGPSFNFWESFTKEMKSSFPACPLWGEIWGHGISRKYYSTIHLKHPWKKWLFGLRQEELQKDYIGVLDGVLDFTYRNLLIKALQAGERILGNKRLEEQVKKHFGQYPKSFELVLFLDNHDTDRFLHFCHGDTSLLLEAIEFSRSWGRPFVLYYGTEQGMTNEKTIFDKTPYADLRVRECMNWEEGPSSLYFSMASLLKKD
- a CDS encoding fimbrillin family protein; translated protein: MKKLMISIFTIAAMVSCTSENEIIDNGGKNDEKVEIKLNAGINVITKAAIESGADKLPSAAIPNVQFQRIDAAADAPIDWTNTELTSFTGTIGTDGSITTNSANKQYYDSNDNKAHIVGYFPSGTVTNGVVSMTIDGTNDVIYAQPINKGNRTTPTTEAFAFNHKLTQFKFVVKTDNASITTEINDIDITIKNANTTFSMALKDGELSGWGNPKSDIGPATMTAPAGGTESSSSAGILLEPNLSKLELLVKASTLPTEGVSVEIAGTEASGKFEPSKAYTITLTLQRKTIDGSATVTGWTDGTAGSGTVE
- a CDS encoding DUF3868 domain-containing protein gives rise to the protein MKTIVIYLAAIVCVFSLHAQEQKSYRGQILVKQDSFLVKQDLLYLNMNIEISGLAVGRYEKLILTPVLRFKNEVVSLQPIVLNGANKHKMYKRAIALDGPVIAKEGAFVVLKNEPELIKEIAYVQSVPYKEWMKDAELVLIGELCNYAGTPKQVLRNVLTEKIVIYKE
- a CDS encoding DUF3575 domain-containing protein; the protein is MKKIFLTLFFLAAVQVWSHAQRVAVKTNLLYDATTTLNLGCEVALQKHLTIDVSGNYNPFTFSDDKSIKHWLVQPELRYWILEAFNGHYIGLHGQYGDYDIAGQKLPFGMKSKYCYDGFAYGGGISYGYQLYLSPHWNVEFTVGGGYTYFEYDKYNYPKGQQKLGKFRNHYWGLTKAGISIVYIIR